GGGTGCTGGTTAGATGTTTAATTGGTATTACTCGTCATGGGTCACTTGAATCAAATTATTACCTGACTAACAGGGCTTTCCCCGTAACTTTCATTTTCCTGGATTCGATCTGATACAGGTACAGCCCAGATGGTAGACCACGAGCCTCCCAGTTTATCTGATGCACTCCAGCGGGTAGGGACTCAAAACTCTGATGCTCCACCCGCTGTCCTCTCATATTAAATACGATCAACTCGACCTCACCGGTTTCCGGGATAGAAAATGATATCCGGGTACTGCTGTTGAAAGGATTGGGGAAATTACCAAATAATTTGAATCGCAGGGGTAAGCTAGCATCATCAATTGCATCTGGCTCGTGATACTCATAAGCACCAATGTCAGGTGCTAGACCGGTATAGTCATCAGGACTCAGATTGATAATAGTATCACCTTCCCAGACAAAGAAATCGGTCCCAGCATCAATTGCCGGAGAATTAGCAGTCAAATAATACGGATTCTCCTCTCCCCCCTGGAACCAGGGGGCAGAATCTAGGTTATTTTCCAACCAATATAGATTATTTTCACCAACCTGACCCACCCCCGATCCCCCTCCTTGGATCAAACAGTTTTTAATCACGAGAGTATTTTGACTCATATTGTACGCATTTTCCAGCCAGAACTGATTGGGCGTGTTTCCATGTATTATGCTATTTGCAATAACAAGTTCCGCTCCACCAGTAAGGGTTATCCCAGCTCCCATGGACTCTGGAAGATGATTATCAGCAAATGTACTGTTGAGTACCTTGACAGATGCATTACTTACTCTCAAAGCAATACCGTAGGCTGGACCCCAAGCTTGCATATTCTCGTTGAGTGAGACCTCCACATTGGAAACAATATTCACTGGATTTTCGATATGGAATGTTGTAAGTATTTGAAATGGGTAATTCAGATACAATTCCCAAATGTCATCGTATACAGCTTGGGTGTTTCTGAAAATACTGTTGCGTATTTCAGTCCTAGCACATCCACCAAAAGTTGTATTCAAGCGACAGGTGTTGTCAATAAACTCAAGACTATCGAACAACACACTGGTGTTAAGAGGATGGAGCGGGTCAAAACCTTCTGGGAAGCCCACCTGCCCTTGCAGAATTGAGCCCCCATTGTTCTCAGTGAACCGTATGTTCCTATATTCAGCATCAATGTTCTCAGATATTCGAACAGCACGTGGTTCTCCATTACCAGCACACCCTTTAATAGTTAAATTTGATATCCGGTAATGATTGTCAAACCATGCCCTTATTAAGTTCCGCTCATTTTCCCCGTCTAGAATCGTTAGTTCTTGCCCTGCTCCAATCAGATCAACATTACTTCGAATATTTAATGGAAAAAATTGATCATCCGAGGGTGAATATACCCCCTCTTCAATGTAGATTCTCCTACGTATTGTACTGTCACTTTCGATAATTGTAAGGGCATGTTGGATTGTTTTCAGGGGATCCTCGGATATAAGCCCTGAATTTTGATTGTCACCCGTAGAACTCACATACAGATCGTGAGCAACCTTCTCAAAGTAGGCATGGTCCATTGTCAGGTTTAGCCCATCTGGCCAAACATTGGAGCTCTGGTCAG
This window of the Candidatus Neomarinimicrobiota bacterium genome carries:
- a CDS encoding DUF1565 domain-containing protein, which codes for MRIKNNTLLHSQDARRGRAFSVLLILVFVSQAYATTWIVQPEPGGHFIHVQDAIDGANHGDTILVEPSTYYENINFNGKNVVLTSRYLFTEDETYINNTILDGDHLGRVVTIINGESRTCQLIGFTIQNGFTPPNVGGAGVVYGGGIRIQYSSPSIVFCTIRHNFTSVLGSGGGISISYDSAPLLSGLSIHSNQAGNFSGGGIGIALSANPEFDAVNKCSIYNNYAGYNNDISVGMIFTGSLSIPLDTFTIDLPDQSSNVWPDGLNLTMDHAYFEKVAHDLYVSSTGDNQNSGLISEDPLKTIQHALTIIESDSTIRRRIYIEEGVYSPSDDQFFPLNIRSNVDLIGAGQELTILDGENERNLIRAWFDNHYRISNLTIKGCAGNGEPRAVRISENIDAEYRNIRFTENNGGSILQGQVGFPEGFDPLHPLNTSVLFDSLEFIDNTCRLNTTFGGCARTEIRNSIFRNTQAVYDDIWELYLNYPFQILTTFHIENPVNIVSNVEVSLNENMQAWGPAYGIALRVSNASVKVLNSTFADNHLPESMGAGITLTGGAELVIANSIIHGNTPNQFWLENAYNMSQNTLVIKNCLIQGGGSGVGQVGENNLYWLENNLDSAPWFQGGEENPYYLTANSPAIDAGTDFFVWEGDTIINLSPDDYTGLAPDIGAYEYHEPDAIDDASLPLRFKLFGNFPNPFNSSTRISFSIPETGEVELIVFNMRGQRVEHQSFESLPAGVHQINWEARGLPSGLYLYQIESRKMKVTGKALLVR